One stretch of Francisella sp. LA112445 DNA includes these proteins:
- a CDS encoding HlyD family efflux transporter periplasmic adaptor subunit produces MKFKPPKNKQIIQTQASPVKKNISKLQWYMVIVIVISPLVYIGWAIFSSNWFIVADGAVVTEKYLIRAHEDGFIKQNNIHPGELVKNGEAVFIMTSPLLNTELNEINKQIDDIKNLQDKLYKNDLKALEHKYAIAKKYVDINEKFYDAMVQLRKRNIINIIELQQSSQVLHNAEMDFGNVQVEKQQYSLEKDNNYAETLRQLNLQKSILEEKIKSLDIRIDVDAVVNRVYVYKGEFVQKGQELALLSLFDKPFIRAYLDSEFVSYVSKGTKVNIRFQDGSKFKGVVESKPVFAEMNNDRSMFDSKESKVVIIVKPTQKIPEKYNINNVPVEIDVDRL; encoded by the coding sequence ATGAAATTTAAACCACCAAAAAATAAGCAGATAATACAAACTCAGGCATCTCCTGTGAAAAAGAATATCTCAAAATTGCAATGGTATATGGTTATAGTAATAGTTATTTCACCTTTGGTATATATAGGTTGGGCGATTTTTAGTAGTAACTGGTTTATAGTAGCAGATGGAGCTGTTGTTACAGAAAAGTATCTTATTAGAGCTCATGAAGACGGCTTTATTAAGCAAAATAATATTCACCCTGGAGAACTTGTTAAAAATGGTGAAGCTGTCTTTATTATGACATCACCTCTTTTAAACACAGAGCTTAATGAGATAAATAAGCAAATAGATGATATTAAAAACCTGCAGGATAAGCTATACAAAAACGATCTAAAGGCTTTAGAGCATAAGTATGCTATTGCCAAAAAGTATGTCGATATTAATGAAAAGTTCTATGATGCTATGGTTCAATTAAGAAAAAGAAATATTATTAACATTATCGAGCTTCAGCAGTCATCGCAGGTTTTACATAACGCTGAGATGGATTTTGGTAATGTCCAAGTGGAGAAACAGCAATATTCTTTAGAGAAAGATAATAATTATGCCGAAACATTAAGACAACTTAATTTACAAAAGAGCATTTTAGAGGAGAAAATAAAAAGTCTTGATATAAGAATAGACGTTGATGCTGTAGTTAATAGAGTTTATGTCTATAAAGGTGAGTTTGTGCAAAAAGGTCAAGAGCTGGCCTTGCTATCATTATTTGATAAGCCTTTTATTCGGGCATACTTGGATTCTGAGTTTGTTTCGTATGTCTCAAAGGGGACAAAAGTTAATATACGTTTTCAAGATGGCTCAAAGTTTAAAGGAGTTGTAGAGTCTAAGCCGGTGTTTGCCGAGATGAATAATGATAGAAGTATGTTTGACTCAAAGGAGTCAAAAGTTGTTATTATTGTAAAACCAACACAAAAGATTCCAGAAAAATATAATATCAATAATGTACCTGTAGAGATTGATGTAGATCGCTTATAG
- a CDS encoding EAL domain-containing protein → MRIDIETNPLLKKLLSTLFDGVIIIDQEGNIAYVNPAVEVLFGYQATEIIGKNIKVLMPQRYSTKHDGYIEKYIETNKKNIINSSRTVHGMKKDGTIFHIELAVSEMINNGEKVFVGTIKDLTEEYKSKQYVRVISKIQELHIKQTKSSKIFSYILHFLLDHTSSEYGFIGGIFNDSGGKKYLRTYAITDISWNKETKDLYRSKRLEGLEFTNLDTLFGYTIRTGKALVTNDPANHPESRGIPIGHPPLKSYVGIPIIGKNKKCIGMVGIANRDSGYDDNIIKELSKMIYVISMLIESNRDMAYIKDMANKDFLSGIYNRFYVTRFLEKKIDLYDAENNIAKKDFYIIMIDCNDFKGINDKYGHDFGDYVIRELATRLKSVVKKTDVVARLGGDEFIIVCNNIEDDSEIKKIAQRISNLKDIPYSRDNEKLLTSMSIGVCKYNSGIGITKLLKYADLALYKSKSEKLDYVLFDQNLKQESDRLDNLVNTIHSGFKDELFYFVYQPQVDLKTKKLKGFEALLRYSNDDFTTAEIIERIELLSLSEQLNMYVFNKIIKDLDRLELQGISISVNISPKVRNFSEHIKHLVDIVASSSYIENNTMEFELTESSFIENIERSDIKIISKLLKPNNIRLAIDDFGVDHSSIKRLVEHDIDTLKIDKSFIFGLAEKNSNKNNIIVEAIIEVARKLGIRVVAEGVEDESLEKLVTQYGCDIGQGYLYSKGLEIDQLKSFIAKYAPKI, encoded by the coding sequence GTGCGAATAGATATTGAAACAAATCCTCTGTTAAAAAAGCTATTATCAACTCTTTTTGATGGTGTTATTATTATAGATCAAGAGGGTAATATAGCTTATGTAAACCCTGCTGTAGAGGTTTTATTTGGATATCAAGCCACGGAAATTATAGGTAAGAATATCAAGGTATTAATGCCACAGAGATATTCGACAAAGCATGATGGATATATAGAAAAATATATTGAGACTAACAAAAAAAATATCATAAACTCTTCTCGAACTGTTCATGGAATGAAAAAAGATGGCACGATTTTCCATATAGAGTTAGCAGTTTCTGAAATGATAAACAATGGCGAAAAAGTCTTTGTAGGTACAATAAAAGATCTAACAGAAGAGTATAAGTCAAAGCAATATGTAAGAGTTATCTCAAAAATACAAGAACTACATATTAAGCAGACTAAAAGTTCAAAGATATTTTCATATATATTACATTTCTTACTTGATCATACATCTAGTGAGTATGGTTTTATTGGCGGAATATTTAACGATTCTGGTGGAAAGAAATACTTAAGAACATACGCTATAACGGATATATCTTGGAATAAAGAGACTAAAGACCTCTATAGAAGTAAAAGGCTAGAAGGATTAGAGTTCACAAATTTAGATACATTATTTGGGTATACAATAAGAACTGGTAAAGCTCTTGTTACAAATGACCCAGCGAATCATCCTGAGTCTAGAGGTATCCCAATAGGACATCCTCCTTTAAAATCATATGTAGGAATTCCTATTATCGGTAAAAATAAAAAATGTATAGGAATGGTTGGTATCGCCAATAGGGATAGTGGCTATGATGATAATATAATCAAAGAGTTATCTAAAATGATATATGTAATCTCTATGTTGATAGAGTCTAATAGGGATATGGCATATATAAAAGATATGGCTAATAAAGATTTTCTATCAGGTATTTATAATCGTTTTTATGTGACTCGATTTCTAGAGAAGAAAATAGATTTATATGATGCTGAAAATAATATAGCTAAAAAAGACTTTTATATCATTATGATAGATTGCAATGATTTCAAAGGTATAAATGATAAATACGGTCATGACTTTGGTGATTATGTTATTAGAGAGCTTGCGACAAGGTTGAAATCTGTAGTTAAAAAAACAGATGTAGTAGCAAGGCTAGGCGGAGATGAGTTTATAATAGTTTGTAATAACATAGAAGATGATAGTGAGATTAAAAAAATTGCTCAAAGAATAAGTAATCTAAAAGACATACCATACTCTCGTGATAATGAAAAACTATTGACTTCAATGAGTATTGGAGTTTGTAAATATAATAGTGGTATCGGTATAACTAAGTTATTAAAATATGCGGATTTAGCACTATATAAGAGTAAAAGTGAGAAGCTTGACTATGTATTATTTGACCAGAATTTAAAACAAGAAAGTGATAGACTAGATAATTTAGTAAATACTATTCATAGTGGTTTTAAAGACGAGTTATTTTATTTTGTATATCAGCCTCAGGTTGACTTAAAAACTAAAAAACTAAAAGGGTTTGAGGCATTATTGAGATATTCAAATGATGACTTTACTACAGCAGAGATTATAGAAAGGATAGAGTTGCTTTCATTATCAGAACAACTAAACATGTATGTGTTTAATAAGATTATAAAAGACTTAGATAGGCTTGAGCTTCAAGGTATTAGTATCTCAGTTAATATATCACCAAAGGTTAGAAACTTTAGTGAGCATATTAAACATCTAGTAGATATTGTAGCTTCAAGTTCATATATTGAAAACAATACTATGGAGTTTGAATTAACTGAAAGCTCATTTATTGAAAATATTGAAAGGTCAGATATAAAGATAATTTCAAAGCTTCTAAAACCTAATAATATAAGATTAGCAATTGATGATTTTGGTGTTGATCACTCTTCAATTAAAAGGTTAGTTGAACATGATATTGATACATTAAAGATTGATAAATCATTTATCTTTGGGTTAGCTGAAAAGAATAGTAATAAGAATAATATTATTGTGGAGGCTATTATTGAAGTAGCAAGAAAATTAGGTATTCGAGTTGTTGCTGAAGGAGTTGAGGACGAGTCATTAGAGAAGTTAGTTACCCAATACGGTTGTGATATTGGTCAAGGATATTTGTATTCTAAAGGTCTTGAAATAGATCAATTAAAAAGTTTTATTGCTAAATATGCTCCCAAGATATAA
- a CDS encoding phosphoribosyltransferase family protein: MLPRYKFFFKQNCLLCKQSSDDIVCSYCFESLLSHLNFEKQQVDLDQDYDYYHLLKYSAEVKYLLQKFKFQKDLLSADVFSKVIKYWWDNVTREYLQDVDALAVVPIHRFRYLYRGFNQAEVLISKLSQYTNIPETFGNYSRTKYTRSQSRSTRQKRLEQIKGVFVLKKPIVTKHLLIFDDVLTTGSTMQEFIQTIKKNSQIEKISTVTLVRPE; the protein is encoded by the coding sequence ATGCTCCCAAGATATAAATTCTTTTTTAAACAAAATTGCCTTTTGTGTAAACAAAGTTCAGATGATATTGTTTGTAGCTATTGTTTTGAAAGTTTATTAAGTCATTTAAATTTTGAAAAACAACAAGTTGATTTAGATCAGGATTATGATTATTATCACCTGCTTAAGTATTCTGCAGAGGTTAAGTATCTTCTACAAAAGTTTAAGTTTCAAAAGGACTTATTATCAGCAGATGTTTTCTCCAAAGTTATTAAATATTGGTGGGATAATGTCACAAGGGAATATCTGCAAGATGTTGATGCCTTAGCAGTTGTTCCTATACATCGTTTTAGATATTTATATAGAGGTTTTAATCAAGCAGAAGTCTTAATCTCAAAGCTATCTCAATACACAAATATTCCAGAGACTTTTGGGAACTATTCAAGAACTAAATATACAAGGTCTCAATCTAGATCTACAAGACAAAAGAGGCTTGAGCAAATTAAGGGTGTATTTGTTTTAAAAAAGCCAATAGTTACCAAACATTTGTTAATATTTGATGATGTTTTGACTACTGGATCAACAATGCAGGAGTTTATTCAAACTATCAAGAAGAATAGCCAAATAGAAAAAATATCGACCGTTACGTTAGTGCGCCCAGAATAA
- a CDS encoding histidine triad nucleotide-binding protein, which yields MSDCIFCKIIAGEIPCKKVYEDENVLAFYDINPVADVHVLVIPKKHIASLNELSTSDEELIGKFMLSIPKVAKQMGLKGFKTVFNTGKEGGQTVFHLHAHILGGTIHSMPQ from the coding sequence ATGTCTGACTGTATTTTTTGTAAGATTATTGCTGGTGAAATACCATGTAAAAAAGTTTATGAAGATGAAAATGTATTAGCTTTTTATGATATTAACCCAGTCGCAGATGTACATGTTTTAGTTATTCCTAAAAAGCATATCGCTAGCTTAAATGAACTATCTACTTCAGATGAAGAGCTTATAGGAAAGTTTATGCTAAGCATTCCTAAAGTTGCTAAGCAAATGGGGCTAAAGGGTTTTAAAACAGTATTTAATACTGGTAAAGAAGGCGGTCAAACTGTTTTTCATCTTCATGCTCATATTCTTGGTGGCACTATTCATTCTATGCCTCAATAA
- the ubiB gene encoding ubiquinone biosynthesis regulatory protein kinase UbiB, whose product MIRKFLRLIYIFYIINRYCLLNEPIRATNVKALKALLLLNPFYYSRKVRNLEHGVRIREALEKLGPIFIKFGQALSVRADLLPPEVIKEVAKLQDNVPPFDSNIATSQIEKATKQPISNIFKDFDNTALASASVAQVHKATLKNDEEVVVKVLRPGIEKILKLDTSLMLIFAKALNQLKEIRRFKPVEIVKEINQSFFDELDLVREASNASQIRRNFENSPIHYVPKIYWEYTSSTVMVMEKVGGVRVSDIETLDALGVDRRLLAQRGVEIFYSQVFDDCFFHADMHPGNMFIDVSNPADPKYISIDFGIVGTLNRDDQRYLAGNFLAFFKRDYRKVAELHIESGWVPSDTRVDVLESAIRTVCEPIFEKPMREISLGYTLMQLFSVARRFNMNIQPQLTLLQKTLFHVEGLGQRLCPELNIWETSRPILEKWMKEQMGLRGFYHRSIENMPRVSDKLPELPRMVFDILQQTQTNLKQITSSQYNTSSKPKKKYTFTLATGIILTGLGVVYTLHNDLSPLVKLQGFIENHSTGFIVAGIACLIYYGFKKEK is encoded by the coding sequence ATGATTAGAAAGTTTTTAAGACTTATATATATCTTTTATATTATCAATAGGTACTGCTTACTTAATGAGCCTATCCGTGCTACAAATGTAAAGGCTTTAAAAGCATTACTACTACTTAACCCCTTTTACTACTCAAGAAAAGTTCGCAATTTAGAGCATGGTGTGCGCATTAGAGAAGCATTAGAAAAATTAGGTCCAATATTTATAAAATTTGGTCAAGCCCTATCTGTCAGAGCTGACCTACTTCCCCCAGAAGTTATAAAAGAAGTTGCAAAGCTTCAGGATAATGTACCTCCTTTTGACAGCAATATAGCTACCTCCCAGATTGAAAAAGCTACTAAGCAACCTATCTCTAATATATTTAAAGATTTTGACAACACTGCCTTAGCATCAGCTTCAGTTGCTCAAGTTCATAAAGCGACTCTTAAAAATGATGAGGAGGTAGTTGTTAAAGTATTACGCCCAGGAATTGAAAAAATCCTAAAGCTAGATACTTCTTTGATGTTAATATTTGCCAAAGCTCTAAATCAACTAAAAGAAATTCGCCGCTTTAAGCCCGTTGAGATTGTTAAAGAAATTAATCAAAGTTTTTTTGATGAACTAGATCTTGTTCGTGAAGCATCAAATGCCTCGCAAATTCGCAGAAATTTTGAGAACTCACCTATACATTACGTACCAAAAATATACTGGGAATATACTAGCTCCACTGTGATGGTGATGGAAAAAGTAGGTGGTGTAAGAGTATCAGATATAGAAACCTTAGATGCTTTAGGTGTTGATCGTCGCCTACTAGCTCAACGTGGAGTTGAAATTTTTTACTCGCAAGTATTTGATGACTGTTTCTTCCATGCTGATATGCATCCTGGCAATATGTTTATTGATGTGTCAAATCCAGCAGATCCCAAATATATATCTATTGATTTTGGGATTGTAGGGACCTTAAACCGTGATGATCAGCGCTATTTAGCTGGTAACTTCTTAGCATTTTTCAAACGTGATTATAGAAAAGTTGCTGAGCTACATATCGAATCTGGATGGGTACCAAGTGACACTAGAGTAGATGTACTTGAGTCTGCGATTAGAACTGTATGTGAGCCAATATTTGAGAAACCTATGCGTGAAATATCCTTAGGATATACCTTAATGCAGCTTTTCTCTGTCGCAAGACGTTTTAACATGAATATCCAACCTCAATTAACACTATTACAAAAGACTCTTTTTCATGTTGAAGGTTTAGGTCAAAGGCTTTGTCCTGAACTAAATATCTGGGAAACATCTCGCCCTATTTTAGAAAAGTGGATGAAGGAACAAATGGGATTAAGAGGTTTCTATCATCGTTCTATAGAGAATATGCCTCGAGTTAGTGACAAGCTTCCTGAATTACCACGTATGGTTTTTGACATATTACAACAAACACAAACAAACCTAAAACAAATAACATCTAGCCAATACAACACCTCTTCAAAACCAAAGAAGAAATACACATTTACATTAGCAACAGGTATTATCCTAACAGGCTTAGGTGTTGTATATACTTTGCATAATGATTTATCACCTTTAGTTAAGTTACAAGGGTTTATTGAAAATCATAGTACTGGATTTATTGTAGCTGGTATCGCGTGTTTAATTTATTATGGCTTTAAAAAGGAGAAATAA
- the ubiE gene encoding bifunctional demethylmenaquinone methyltransferase/2-methoxy-6-polyprenyl-1,4-benzoquinol methylase UbiE, whose product MSKENKTTDFGFTEVPWEEKQKKVAGVFHSVAAKYDLMNDLMSFGIHRIWKKQTLAKTGVRKGDKVLDLAGGTGDLAYKFCQMVGSQGKVVLSDINSSMLEVGKEKLTNKGCVGNIEYVQANAECLPFPDNYFDCITISFGLRNVTDKAKALASMCRVLKPGGRLLVLEFSKPIVPLLSKVYDEYSFKALPFLGKIITQDAESYKYLAESIRKHPDQETLKQMMFDAGFDNVEYQNMTGGIVALHIGYKY is encoded by the coding sequence ATGTCTAAAGAAAATAAAACAACTGATTTTGGCTTTACAGAAGTACCTTGGGAAGAGAAACAAAAGAAAGTTGCTGGAGTATTTCACTCGGTAGCCGCTAAGTATGACTTGATGAATGATTTAATGTCTTTTGGCATACACCGTATTTGGAAAAAGCAAACTCTTGCAAAGACAGGTGTTCGCAAAGGTGATAAAGTCCTAGATCTTGCTGGTGGGACTGGTGATTTAGCATACAAATTCTGCCAAATGGTTGGCTCACAAGGTAAAGTTGTTTTAAGCGATATTAATTCCTCTATGCTAGAAGTAGGAAAAGAAAAACTTACTAACAAAGGGTGTGTTGGCAACATCGAGTATGTCCAAGCTAATGCTGAGTGTCTGCCTTTTCCTGATAATTATTTTGATTGTATAACGATCTCTTTTGGACTTAGAAATGTCACAGATAAAGCAAAAGCTTTAGCTTCTATGTGTCGAGTATTAAAGCCAGGAGGTCGCCTTTTAGTTTTAGAATTTTCTAAACCTATAGTACCTTTACTATCAAAAGTTTATGATGAATACTCCTTCAAAGCATTACCATTTTTAGGCAAGATTATTACTCAAGATGCTGAAAGCTATAAATACCTTGCTGAATCAATACGTAAACATCCAGATCAAGAAACTCTAAAACAAATGATGTTTGATGCTGGTTTTGATAATGTTGAATATCAAAATATGACCGGTGGAATTGTAGCATTACATATTGGATATAAGTATTAA
- the glk gene encoding glucokinase, with protein sequence MYILSGDIGGTNTRLEVSFFENGVTESIAIRKYKGANYNCLSAIIEKFLSEVDLAGKIDSACLAVAGFVSNGEVEVTNLPWMVSEQYISESLGIDKSMVKVINDFEAIGYGIESLDKDKDILTIQVGQKDEDTLCAVIGAGTGLGMCLVSYDKDHNPRVYKTEGGHVDFSPVDDEQVELFKFMRKTFHRISPERFCSGYGIYNIYKYVVRNPLYDQPECMTLRRELFSVSDSDKAAVIVKYAIEHREPSALRTIDIFLSIYGSVAGNLALTSLPFRGLYIAGGIAPRLIKQIKESKFLEKFRDKGRMSNMMKDFPIHIITNTDVGLIGARTYAAGLIK encoded by the coding sequence ATGTATATATTATCTGGAGATATTGGTGGGACTAATACTAGACTAGAAGTTTCTTTTTTTGAAAATGGTGTAACTGAAAGTATAGCTATTAGAAAATATAAAGGAGCTAACTATAATTGTTTGTCTGCTATCATAGAGAAGTTTCTCTCTGAAGTTGATTTGGCTGGGAAAATTGATTCAGCATGCTTAGCTGTTGCAGGGTTTGTCTCAAATGGCGAGGTGGAGGTTACTAACTTACCATGGATGGTTTCTGAGCAATATATATCAGAGAGTCTAGGTATAGATAAAAGCATGGTTAAAGTTATAAATGATTTTGAAGCAATAGGGTATGGAATAGAATCACTTGATAAAGATAAGGATATTCTAACTATCCAAGTTGGCCAAAAAGATGAAGATACTCTTTGTGCTGTTATTGGAGCCGGTACAGGTCTAGGAATGTGTTTAGTTAGCTATGATAAGGATCATAACCCTAGAGTTTATAAGACTGAAGGTGGTCATGTTGATTTTTCTCCGGTTGATGATGAGCAGGTTGAGCTATTTAAATTCATGCGTAAGACTTTTCATAGAATTTCACCTGAGAGATTCTGTAGTGGCTATGGTATCTATAATATCTACAAATATGTAGTACGTAACCCACTATATGATCAGCCAGAATGTATGACTTTAAGAAGAGAGTTATTTAGTGTTTCAGATTCAGATAAGGCTGCAGTTATTGTCAAATACGCTATTGAGCATAGAGAGCCATCTGCTTTGAGAACTATAGATATATTTTTAAGCATTTATGGTTCTGTGGCAGGGAACTTAGCTCTTACAAGTTTGCCATTTAGAGGTTTATATATTGCTGGAGGTATAGCTCCTAGACTTATTAAGCAAATTAAAGAAAGTAAATTTCTTGAGAAGTTTAGGGATAAAGGGAGAATGTCTAATATGATGAAAGACTTCCCAATACATATAATAACTAATACTGATGTCGGCTTGATAGGTGCTCGTACTTATGCAGCAGGGTTAATTAAATAA